From Natator depressus isolate rNatDep1 chromosome 7, rNatDep2.hap1, whole genome shotgun sequence, the proteins below share one genomic window:
- the KLHDC8B gene encoding kelch domain-containing protein 8B — protein MPVPAMAGATARSFFWEVFPPMPTCRVYCSPVYQDGHLFVAGGCGQAGLPLDTVEMLDVLSQKWTVLPSLLTPRAGAAAVAVGKQILVMGGMDSRQSPLASVEVFNTDEGKWEKAAALAQPSMGVSAIERDGLVYALGGMGADTSPQALVRVYEPVTAHWQLLPSMPTPCYGASAFLQGNKIFLLGGRQGKLPVTAFEAFDLETRSWTRYPSVPSRRAFASCAMADGCFFSLGGLQQPGPHNFYSRPHFVNTVEMFEPEQGAWSKLGRAVRMREKRADFVAGCLGGRVVVAGGLGNQSFPLGSVEGFSIPRKKWELLPPMPTGRCSCSSYQAPSLLFVIGGVAQGPSGAVEALCLREGA, from the exons ATGCCGGTTCCCGCTATGGCAGGTGCCACTGCCAGGTCTTTCTTCTGGGAGGTCTTCCCTCCCATGCCCACCTGCCGGGTGTACTGCAGCCCTGTGTACCAGGACGGGCACCTCTTCGTGGCGGGGGGCTGTGGCCAGGCGGGGCTGCCCCTGGACACTGTGGAGATGCTGGATGTGCTTTCCCAGAAGTGGACGGTGCTCCCTTCACTCCTCACACCCCGGGCCGGGGCGGCTGCTGTGGCCGTGGGGAAGCAGATCCTGGTGATGGGGGGCATGGATTCCAgacagagccccctggcctccGTCGAAGTCTTCAACACAGATGAGGGCAAGTGGGAGAAGGCGGCGGCCCTGGCCCAGCCATCCATGGGCGTCTCTGCCATCGAGAGAG ATGGTTTGGTCTACGCTCTTGGGGGCATGGGCGCAGACACCTCTCCTCAGGCGCTAGTGCGGGTCTATGAGCCAGTGACCGCCCACTGGCAGCTTCTGCCCTCCATGCCCACCCCCTGCTATGGGGCATCTGCCTTCCTGCAGGGCAACAAGATCTTCCTCCTGG GCGGGAGGCAGGGCAAGCTGCCCGTCACTGCCTTCGAGGCCTTCGACCTGGAGACAAGGAGCTGGACACGCTATCCCAGCGTCCCCAGCCGGCGGGCCTTTGCCAGCTGCGCCATGGCCGACGGCTGCTTCTTCAGCCTCGGGGGCCTGCAGCAACCGGGACCCCACAACTTCTACTCCCGGCCCCACTTTGTCAACACGGTGGAGATGTTTGAGCCGGAGCAGG GGGCCTGGAGCAAGCTGGGCCGCGCCGTGCGCATGCGGGAGAAGAGAGCTGACTTCGTGGCAGGCTGCCTCGGCGGGCGAGTGGTGGTGGCCGGAGGCCTCG GGAACCAGTCATTCCCCCTGGGCTCAGTGGAAGGATTTAGCATACCAAGGAAGAAATGGGAGCTGCTGCCCCCCATGCCCACTGGTCGTTGCTCCTGCTCCAGCTACCAGGCCCCAAGCCTGCTGTTTGTGATCGGAGGGGTGGCGCAGGGCCCCAGCGGCGCAGTCGAGGCTCTCTGCCTGCGGGAAGGGGCCTGA
- the LOC141991288 gene encoding uncharacterized protein LOC141991288, which yields MSAPRAARRGPPGRRKLVLHVDVNNTLAVLDSAAGQGPGAALTGFLGGAAWGKPGPRGEWQWLSDSPSLLPPCPGAVNFCSQYGRDATFTDTAVGRRFKSLHAHYLQLLEWQGQPHNVFSVRGEHAKHYHLILPAFFRLLETLHREGRHFAVIFRTFGTDLPRILHAVHCALEGQHPQFPALRDLSLPVELTAGRIRCSRREVVLSRGPEHVSTRDDGRKLYSCFSSLQGLGGFQDHFDWWARNQFSSQGGKPLWIDPHDSSVHHICIDDNIRLDDSNTIICPQVFSERGGSCTRLAPTSELYDVCLVQTNLLEAIADESYFLRCVRRCEENYERYLASAESQLCDAE from the exons ATGAGCGCGCCGCGCGCTGCCCGGCGGGGACCCCCCGGCCGCCGGAAGCTGGTGCTGCACGTGGACGTGAACAACACGTTGGCGGTGCTGGACTCGGCCGCGGGCCAGGGCCCCGGCGCGGCGCTGACCGGCTTCCTGGGCGGCGCGGCCTGGGGCAAGCCCGGCCCGCGGG GTGAGTGGCAGTGGCTGAGCGACTCCCCctctctgctgcctccctgccccgGCGCTGTCAATTTCTGTTCTCAGTATGGCCGCGATGCTACGTTCACTGACACAGCAGTGGGGCGGCGTTTCAAAAGTCTGCACGCACACTACTTGCAGCTCCTGGAGTGGCAGGGCCAGCCGCACAACGTGTTCTCTGTCAGAGGAGAGCATGCCAAGCACTACCACTTGATCCTGCCTGCCTTCTTCCGTCTCCTGGAGACGCTGCACCGGGAGGGGAGGCACTTTGCTGTCATCTTCAGGACCTTTGGCACAGACCTCCCCCGCATTCTCCATGCAGTGCACTGTGCCTTGGAggggcagcacccccagttccctgCCCTGCGAGACCTCTCG CTCCCGGTGGAGCTGACTGCGGGCCGAATACGCTGCAGTCGGCGCGAGGTGGTGCTGAGCCGGGGTCCGGAGCACGTTTCCACCAGGGACGATGGGAGGAAGCTGTATAGCTGTTTCAGCTCCCTGCAAGGCTTGGGTGGCTTCCAAGACCACTTTGACTG GTGGGCCAGAAATCAGTTCTCCTCCCAGGGTGGGAAGCCCCTTTGGATTGACCCACACGACTCTAGCGTGCACCACATCTGCATCGATGACAACATTCGACTGGACGATTCAAACACCATCATTTGTCCCCAG gtgttttcagagagaggaggcagctgCACCAGGCTGGCTCCCACCTCAGAGCTGTATGATGTCTGCCTGGTGCAGACCAATCTCCTGGAGGCCATTGCTGATGAGAGCTATTTCCTCCGCTGCGTGAGAAGATGCGAGGAGAACTATGAGCGCTACCTGGCCAGTGCCGAGAGCCAGCTGTGTGACGCAGAGTGA